In Phalacrocorax carbo chromosome 1, bPhaCar2.1, whole genome shotgun sequence, the genomic stretch CAGTGCTGTTAAGCATTAACATGTTCTTGGCATTGGTGCTTTTCAGCTGATTGCTCAAACGGAGCTGGGGAGAATGAGAAGAGAGTACTGCTTAAAATCAGCTCTCCACAGCTGACAAAACAAGAGGAATTGAGCATGGTgcctatttttaatatatatagcAACCGGTGCTCAAACTAATACACAGCCCAGCTTTCcagcatctttttcttcctaagacagaaaaaaaagaattcaagtTAGGTAACAACGAGGATAATTAGCTCCAGTTACCCTGCAGTGACTGCAACAGTTACCAAAAAATTGCCCCTAGAACCATACCGCAACCATGAGAAAGTATAACTCTGAGCTTGTTTCAGCTACAGCTGCGTTACCACCTCTGGCAAAGAAAACCCCACTGCTTCGCTATTTCACGTTTCTAGATCAGTGTTCGGACCCCTGGGCTACCTGGTCTGTCTGATCTGAGGGGCAGATGATCCCGAGGTCTGCTTTGGGAGGATGGTGGAGGAAAACGCCCAGTTTGGTTCAGGTTACAGCAAGCCAAGCAAGAGCGGGCAGTAACTGGCCTTTGTAAATCTTGCAGTGCAGAGTAAAGGGGTTAAGCTTAAACCAGAAAGTCCTTTAATTTATAtagttttgtaaataaaaaaataaatctcagtaaaaTATCTCCTGTGCCTATCCTGCCCCACCCCAACCCTTCCAGTTAAACTTACACTTCTTCCTTGAATACATCCTGTGTGATCTTTGTGTCAGCTCCAAACTGCAGATCTTCAGTGCTCAGTCCCAAGGTTTTAAGAGCTAAAGTTAAGGGAAGAGAATTTTCTATGCAAGTCCTGGAGTAACATCTTAAAGCGGCCTAGACATAATAAAAGGTAAACACACGTAACTTAAATCTTTAAGTCAACGCCTTTAACTTTCCCGATTGTGTACTGGCAGATGTGCGGATACTTTCAAAGTGCACATATGCGTAGCTTTGAAAcggttttaaaaattctgtgcaaacAAATACAAGCACTTCAGCCTGGCCCGCTGCCCAGGTGAGCCGCACCTTCCCTGCACTGCGCCGGCGTTATGTGGCCTTGGCCTACCACGTCCAGCAGCTCGAACATGGCGGCCAGGTTGGCCTCGTCCATGAGGTAAGGGTACTCCCCCTCGGCGCGCTTTCCGGCCTTCACCCTTTCCAGCGCCTGGATCAGGAACTCGCGTGGTTTTTCTGCAACGAAGTAAAGGCGCCCACAGACACAGGACACTCGGCTGGTTGACCGCTGGCCGCGCgccccccccttctcccccccatcccgctttccggggggcgcggggtccCCCCCAGAGCCCGCCGGGGCGCGGTGCCGCACCGGGGCGGTGGTAGAGCAGCAGGGCGCCGAGGCGGTGCAGCAGCTCGGGGAGCCGGTGCCGCTGCAGGTACTCGCGGCTTTGCTGCTCGCCCGCCGCCATTCCGCGTTGCCGGGAGACGGCGCGCGCTCCGCCTCCGCAGCACGCGCGCGCGCCGGCCGTTAACCGTCACCGGCCCGCCATGAGGCGAGGTGGGGAGAGCGGCGGGGGCTGGTCGTAACCCGAGGAGGAGGATCAGTTTGCCTAGATGTCATCGCGTTAGGAGAACAGAAGAATCATTGCTTCCAGCCAAGTTACTAGTTTGTGCCGCAGTTGCATTAATTCACGGGGAACGCAAATGTCACCCTGTTGTTTTTAACATTCACGCAAGCCTTCACAGTTTCAGCCACGTTTCCTGCTACAGGCGGTAATGCCGTCTACACCTTTTGCATTCTCCCATACACTGTCCACCAGCTGGACTCCCTCGCTAACCGTGGTCTTGGTTAATCCTAGTAAACGCGGGAGGATAGCAAGATGTCCAGATGCCACCTAGTGGAGCAGGGTAACGCGTGCTCAGTACAGGTATGATAAGCAAAATCAATTATTAGCAACCAAGAGTAAGAACGGTTACATTTTAATTCGCTACTGAAGTTTGCGGCATAGCCTGTGCAAGCAGAGAAGAGCCGTCAAAGAACCTTTTTGTTGTACTACCCGATATGAGTAGGAGAAAGGTAATCAAGTAAAGCATCCcactaaaaaaaattcaaacaaatcTACAAAGACATAACCATCTGCCAGCAAACAAAAATAGACAATGATAAATGACCATATAGTAAAGAAATAATCGTATTCCTGTAAAAAGTCTAGCACTATCTATATTAAActatttgccaaaaaaaaacccaaaccacaagaCATTAATAGAATTTacgtgtttctttttttcttagaggGGGAGAAAGACAGCATCCAAAACTGCAGAGATTGTACAGCCATGCTCTCTTTGTATTCTTTAGTATTTTAAACTGATTATGCTAACTGCCTTAACTCTTAATTAGGGCTAGAGGAATTGTAGGTTTGTAACCTTGCTGCTACCGGGCAGTGATGGAAGTCTCCTTTTCCTAAGGAATACAATTCATAGTTACTGAACCCATTCCTGTGTTTGACTTTTCTATGTCTTTTAATGGAGTTTTCGAAGTGGTagcaaagggtttttttcctaaagaagcATGATGGGAGAAAGCGTAGACTCAAGTGTGGAGAGGTACAAACAAGACACTGAGCTGgccagcagaagagaaataaagacatgggaaatatttttgtgaaaatgagAACCTAAGGGCAGGAAGATTGactggaaagaaaggagaaacgAAAGACTAGAGAGAAAGGTAGGTAAGCCAGTATTTGGGGCAGGGAAAACAGCATTTAGTAAAGAAATTTTCTCCTTTACTTGGCAACAAAGCTAACTGGTATGAAACACATATGTAGAGGGCTGAAATTTTAAGAATAAACACAAGAATTACAGGTTGAAGTGTGTTTCTCTGAGGAATGGTTCAAAAATCACTAAGCAGAGCAAACCCCAATTTGATTTACAActaggattttatttatttcatttcacttttaagAAAGCACAacttatttcctttaaaaaattgttctgaTAATGCATCATGCACGGAATTTATCTTCAGTTCATACAATGATACATCAGATATATATAAATGAGTCCTAAAAGTATGATAGTTTAGGACAATTTGTGAGAAGCTCACATGGACTATTGTAAGAGAAATTGAACTACTGGTGACTGAGAAAAACAGGATTTGACCAACATCTGaaagttttctgcttctgttacaGAGATGCTGCTAATTGAGTTTTTATCAAGAACTAAAGGATCAAAtctatttttcatgtgtttaaaGTGTCCTGGTTACTTGAAATTTAAATTGGTTGAAGACTTAACACCTCTTTTGACAGAAGCAGAGCCTTTTGCAGAATATCATTAATAACGTAAGCCTTTTACCTAATTACATAGGACTAAATAAACTACCAGGAGTCTTAAGGGTTGTAATGAAGAGGAACAGGGCCTGCAGGTCAGACATGGAGCTGGTTGCAGAACAAGCATTTGTCTTGCTGACAAAAACAGGCGGATGGACACTTCCTTCCAAATGGGAGTGTAGAGAACTGAAGCCAAGGGCTGTGGGAAGACAGGAGCAGTAAGGGCTGGGCAAGATGCCTGGGTCTGCCATACTCTTACTGTATGTAGCAGGTCCTTTAATGCTTTACCCGCCTCAGCGCCTCCTCAGCCTGGACATCTGAAAGGACTCTGTGTTGGGGAGCGCAGGGTGGAGCTGTAGTGCTTGGGCCCTGCCGTTTCTGTAGCTGCTTTGGAAGAGCTCCACTGCACCCTTCCCTTGTCCTCAGGGACTTCCAAGGTGCATGCAAGTTCCTCACCAGGGGACTTTACACTATACAGCTATAAGGGAACGTGCTTAACAGAAGAACTATTAAGCTTCTGGGTATTAATTATCTCAACAGCCAGAacactgtctctttttttttttttttttccttactgtatAGAACTGCAGAACGCTGTAGATTGGAATGGACATCTGGAGATCATGTGGTGACCTccaccccatctcctcccccccgccccttcaGAGCTAAGATCAGATCATTCACAGCTTTGTCCAGTCCAGTTTTTACTACTCCaagatggagattccacaacaTTGCTTggtccctgttccagtgctcaaCTACATTGCAAAGAATTTTTGCCTTGTGTCTGATCAGAATTCCCCTTACTGTACCTTGCCTATTGCTTCTTGCATTTTGTTGTGCACCATCAGGAAGAGTCTGCCTCCATCTTTTCTACAAACACCCATCTTCTAGCTGAAGACAGTGCTCAgacccctctccctgccccttaatcTTCTTGTCCTAAAACTGAACAAGACTTATTTTTAGCATATCCTTATTCATCATATGCTTCAGCTACTCACCAGCTTGGTACTGCTCCACTGAACTCACTTCAGTACGCATGCTGTGCCTTGTACAGTGGAGgcccaaactggacacagttCTGCAGAAGCAGTCTCACAAGTGCCAAAACAGATAGTGCCAACCAGTTCCCCTGACCTCACTGCTGCCACTCAGGCTGTGGTTAGCTCTCAGCACCCCAGGGGCATATCACTGACTCACGTTCAGCTTGTCCACCGGCCCCTTTTCCTGCAAAGTTGCTTTCTTCTTGCCAGTCAGCACCCAACTTGTTCAGTGACATGGGGTTATGCCTCCCTCCCAGGGGTAGGACTCTGTGTTTGCCTTTGTCGAAACTAAAGGGGTTCCTGTCAGCCCAATTTTCtagcctgttgaggtccctctgaagGACAGCCCTGCCCCTACTGTATCAATCGCCTCCCTAGGACCAGTTTGTTGTTATCCATGAATTTGCAACCCATCCCAACATCCAGGATGGTCCTGAGACCCTTCAGCATTATTTGGCTCAGTATTAACCCCCAAGGCAGTTACTAGTAACAACCAACCAACCGGACTTCAAATGGCTGACCTcagccctctgagctctgctgttgagaTGCTTTCCACCCACCTCACACTCCACTCCTTGAATCCATGTCTCCAATTTATTGTAAGAATATAAAAGCAGATGGTGTCAAAAACCTTACTAAGGTCAAAGTAAACAACACTCTGCTCTCTGGTCAGTACCTGGAGGCAGTTATTTCCTCACAGAAGGCAAgcaggttggtcaggcatggTTGCCCTTTGGTAAATCCATGGTGTCTGGCTTCCAGGAGTGTTTGTTCATAATCTGCCTGGGATGGAGGTTGAGCTGAGCAGCCTGTAGTTCCCTAGGTCTTTCTTGAGTATGGGCattgcatttgtctttttccaGTCCTTAGAAACCCAGTACCCTGTTCACTGTTCTATTTCAAGGATGATGACAGCCTTGTAATGATATCAACCTGCATCCTTGAATCCTGCCCAGCTTTCCCCAAAGACTGGTATAGATCCAGCATAAGTAGTCCTTAACTCAGGCTTCCCCTTATGTAGGTAGTACCTCACTCCCCAGACTCTGCCCAAAGATCTGAGCACAGAGTTCTGCAGTTAAGCAAAGACAGCACCGAGCATACTTCAGCCATTTCCATGTCCTTTGTCATGAGTTACCCACCCCACACTTTCCTTAGCCTTCCTTCCAAGTTAATATACAAAAAGGGCCCTTCACATCTCTCACTAATTCCAActccagctgagctttggctTGCCTAGTTCTGCTTCAGCATGCCTAGGCAGTGTTTCGGTATTCCTCCAGGTCAGGAGTCCCCCATTCAGCCACTCTGGCCTTCTCCCATGTCTGCTCTACTTCCTGCATGTCAGAATGGACTGTTGTGCTTCAGTTAGCTCCCCTGGGCCCTTCAGGGCCGTATTCTGTGGGATTCTGCCAACAAAATGTCTGCAGGAgacaaagtctgctctcctgaattCCAGGGTTGCAGTTCGACTATTTATCTTCCTCACTTCCCTCGGAATCTTAAGCTTTGCTGTCTCATAGTCGCTGCTGCCAAGGCTGCCACCAATGTCAGTGTTCCCAGCCAGCCCTTCCTTATGTGCGAGTAGCATGTCTGGCATAGCCATACTCAGTTTCCTGAGCAATTCTGTCACAAAATTGCCCTTGATGTAGTACAGCAGTATCCTGGATCACTTGTGCCTCCACCATGTTGCCACTCCAGTCCCCTCTACAAGAACAAGAGCCTGCAGTTTTAAGGCTGAGCTGTGAATGGGTTTTGGtttgagttgggttttttcctcccgtcaactgcaaaataaagactAAACCTGCCATCAAAAATAATatactaagaaaaaataaatatcaggaATTAGAAAAAATACTCCCAGTTACTGTTTCTGAGTcaaagagaagtaaaaatagGTCACAAAAAAGGCGAGTTTAATATCTGGAAACTTAGCTCTCTTATAGAGCCAGCCTCTTCCCAGCTGACTGAAAACCCAAGAAATCGATTTCCTAGAAGTACAGTGGGACTTTTGCTgaaggcaaaggggaaaaaagaagacacTTAGCAGGAGCTTTCATTCTTTGAGATAAATAGTATATTTGTCTGTTGAAGTGTGGCTCTGAGCCCATAGCTTTTAAGACCACAGATGCTTTCATTCTAGCAGTATTAGCAGAGCAAGTTCACACTACACAGAGTGGTGGAGATCAGAGATCCATCTCCATTGCCTAAGTTTCTCTGACTCCCCACAGTCAAATTTTTTCTGGATGCTTCAACATTTGGTGGAGGTCAGTGTCAGTTTAGGTGGTTTCCCACAGATGTCAAAAATACACAGGCTCTTCATATAAGCTGCAAGCGTGTACATGCTGTAATAGAGAATGTGCTGATTACTGCGATAGTAGATTTAGAAAACAATGCCATCTAGTCTGTTACACTGTTAGCCATCTTTAGTGTAAAGATGTTAATGAATCCTCAGAAGATTAATGTTCTTGGAGAACAACTAAAGTGCTTGGTTCTGTGAATGTAAAAAGGCAAGACTTGTTAGGGTGGACAGTAGTTTCTCTGCTTCATCCTACACTGTCTTAGAAACAAAGCAGGTAAAGTGACTTAAAGGAAACTCTGGTGTATCTCAGGgacatttggaaaaaatccaGTGAAATAACTGTCTAGGAAGGACACAGTAGAGTGAGAAAGGCCAATGACAAGGTCTTTGGTGTCACCTGTGCTGAGTGGGAATTATAGCTACCAAAAAAAGCTGGTTAACAAAGAACAGGCAATGAAGAGGGTTTGGTATTGGGAAACTACTCTAAGGAGGCCTGAGGGAGCATTTCTAAGAAAATGACCCTACAAGATGAGTCCTTGAAAGAGCAGTTAGGTCATCATCATTGCTTTCTTCACATCAGGCTGATAGGACAGAAGGTCTGTAGTCCAGCTTCTGTCTCAGAGGAGGGTCAGCTCTGAGGTCaaaccaggttgctcagagctttATCCAGTCTGGATTTGAAAATCTCGGAAGTTGGAGATCGCACCTACCTCTCTAAGCATCTTGTTCTAATGCTTGACTGTCTCCGTGGCAGGAAGACTCTCTTTGCACCCAGTCTGAACCTCCCTTGTGTCAGCTTAACGTTCATCATTTCTCACCCTCCCACTGAAGGGTCTGGCTCTGATTGTAGGTTATGGCAGGCTGTTGTTATGTCCCCCTGAGTCAGGGCAAGTGGCAAGTTGGAGCCAGAGATTCATTACAGCGCTCACTCACTCACTTTGTGCttcaattttttctcttttcctctcctggcaACAACATAAGGGATTTTGAAGGCCAGTCTGGGCCTGAAGGCCCTGGACAGAAGCTCGTTATGGAGAAGCTAGTATCTTCCAGGCTTCTCTGGCATTTAACTGCAGATGAAAGTACTTCAGGACTGGAAGGTCAATAGCGGAGATTATGGGAGCAAGTGGCCCAGTAGTATGCTACGGGCAAAGTAGAAGAGGCATTAGAGAACCGTCCGTTAGGAATGAAAGGCCCAACACTGAGTCTGTTGTGTACGCCAGAAGCAAACATGCACTTGGCTTGTTCTAGGTTAAGGAGCGCAAATGGAGCTTTTCCGTTTGAATGTGTTCTTTCTGGGAAGCATCCATGCTCAGGGTGTGAAGTTGTAGGCTTTGGAAGCACTCTGCAAAATAACACAAGTTAAAAACCAGCTTTCTGCACCTTCTTGGTGTCTCCTTTATAGTGAAGCAGCAAGCCCAGTGTGTTGGTATTGCTGGTCAGGCTAGGTGGTCCAAACACAAATCCTAAAGAGAATTAACAAGGAAGGAGTAACTCAAggcaagactgaaaaaaaaccccccacaacaaaaaccccaaacccaaaacaaccctcCCCCTGCAACCACACCACAACCTGCCCCAACTGATTATGGGTCAAAATAAgagaaaactaaagaaaaaggaaggcaaaTAGTTGCAACTTACAAGTGAAGCTGACCAGGAGGGACCGTTTCTGCTGCAGGCTGCGGAGAGTATCTTCAGAACGAAGGTGACAGGACTATATATTCTGCACCTGTGGTGGGAAAGGCTAAAGAATTGAGCCCAAGCTATCCCTTTCCAGTGACCCGTCTATTCACCTGTGACACATCTCTCCAAACTGGCACTGAGTAAATTTGCCACTGGGAAGGGATGATGGTTTCTCTTCTGCAGTGATGCTCACAGTCACCAGACAGTGACAGTGACTCTGCCTTAGTAGGGGCCCAGCTGCAAACAGCTGACACAGACATGGGACTCATGGGATTGCACTCATGAGCTCATCAGGCCATTCGTTGTATTTACACCAACAGGCCTCTATATCTCTAGCATTCTGAACACATACATTGTTCATGCTAGATGACTCTTCTGAAAAACGAGTCTCTTGTGATGTCACATCAACCACATTAGTAAGTGCTCCAAGTTACACCCAGGTTCAGTTTCAGAGCTAAATCTTTCAGGTTTGGAAAATCTGCAAAGGGGCAGCTGAATGTTGTGCCCCATCTTGAATCCCCACCGGTGTCCAAACCCTCAGATCAAGTTCTCCTGGATCCTGCTTGTTACTTctgccaaaataaaaaccttccCTTCTCCGTTCTGTTGGGAGAGCGGAGCACAGACTAGATCTAAATATTCCCACAGGTCAGccataaacaacaaaaacccacataCAAAAGAATCCTGCCCGGGTCACTTGTGATGCATTACAAAATGAGAACTAGAGCATGCATGCCATCTCCCATGGATTCTCCAGTCAAAGGGCAAACAGGGAC encodes the following:
- the EFCAB10 gene encoding EF-hand calcium-binding domain-containing protein 10 isoform X2, giving the protein MAAGEQQSREYLQRHRLPELLHRLGALLLYHRPEKPREFLIQALERVKAGKRAEGEYPYLMDEANLAAMFELLDVVGQGHITPAQCREALKTLGLSTEDLQFGADTKITQDVFKEEVKKKMLESWAVY
- the EFCAB10 gene encoding EF-hand calcium-binding domain-containing protein 10 isoform X1, whose translation is MAAGEQQSREYLQRHRLPELLHRLGALLLYHRPEKPREFLIQALERVKAGKRAEGEYPYLMDEANLAAMFELLDVVGQGHITPAQCREALKTLGLSTEDLQFGADTKITQDVFKEEVFTKASYCPLLLGLL
- the EFCAB10 gene encoding EF-hand calcium-binding domain-containing protein 10 isoform X3, with amino-acid sequence MAAGEQQSREYLQRHRLPELLHRLGALLLYHRPEKPREFLIQALERVKAGKRAEGEYPYLMDEANLAAMFELLDVVGQGHITPAQCREALKTLGLSTEDLQFGADTKITQDVFKEEV